DNA from Musa acuminata AAA Group cultivar baxijiao chromosome BXJ1-5, Cavendish_Baxijiao_AAA, whole genome shotgun sequence:
CTCATCTTCCCCAAGGGAGAGACGGTGAGATGCCATGATCTCCAACTCGCACGTTTGCTCGTCTTCTTATGCGGCTTAGCCTATAGATCACGAGAGAAGGAGATCCGGTGCAGAGGATGCTGTTCGTGGTCCGAGGACACCTCCGGAGCAGCCAAGCCCTGCGCAACGGCGTGAAGAGCCACTGCATGCTGGGGCCGGGCAACTTCAGCGGCGACGAGCTGCTGTCGTGGTGTCTCCGGCGGCCGTTCGTGGAGCGGCTCCCTCCGTCGTCATCCACTCTGGTGACGGCGGAGACCACGGAGGCGTTCGGGCTGGGCGCCAGCGACCTCCGGTACGTGACGCAGCACTTCCGGTACACCTTCGTCAGCGAGAAGGTGCGGAGGAGCGCCCGTTACTACTCCCCCGGGTGGAGGACGTGGGCGGCGGTGGCGATACAGCTGGCTTGGAGGCGGTACAGGCACCGCCTCACCCTCACCTCCCTCTCCTTCATACGACCTCGGCGCCCTCTTTCTCGCTGCTCGTCCCTCGAAGAAGACAAGCTCAGGATCTACACCGCGCTCTTGACGTCGCCGAAGCCCAACCAAGACGTCGTTGCCGCCTAATCATCGATCAATATGTTCTGCTTTTATCTTCGGCGAAAAGAAACAGTTAATAATATACCACTATATTACAGCTTTCTCTCCATCATATAAATCTTCCTCACCTTCAGGACTCGAACATGAATCTTACAAGAAGATTGACACCTTAATCCGGACCCCAACGGCTCAAGTAGAACACCATCCTCGGTGACTCTCCGACGTAGTTTCCGCATGGGCTCTGAACTCTGCACTGAGACTGCGGATGAAGGATGGGAGGCTGGCGGAGGAGCTTCCGCTTGCCTTGGTCATCTCACTCTTGACCTGCATGACAGCCCCCAGAAGAGCAGCTAAGCATGTCTTGTTGGCGAGCTTCATCTTCCCAAAAGATGCAGATTGGAGAGAGCACGAGAGCAGCGACGGGTCTTCAGCTCGTGTGGTGCTACTGGCAGCTAATGGTTTTCCGAGTGAAACCACTGGTGCAGACCACTGGTTCCCCGAGACAGGGAAAGATTGCTGCTCTCTGGCTTGTTTGTTTCAAGAAACTAATGATCCTTTCTTGATCTTTCGGTGAATGAGCCCAATATCTTTTTGAAAAAACATAATTGTCACTTCTATAATTATCCTTATACTATCGATCGATAATCTCTTTGATCGTCATGCGGTGTCATGTCATCGTGTACAAATACATTTGTGCAAACACGATATCTCGTGGGTGCGACAAGAGTCGTCGGGAGCGCGGTTATGCCCACACTTCTGCTTGACGTAATCGTTCGCCTTCAACATTCAATTGATGCTAGTCGTAGCCAACAAATGTCATAGTAACGTTGCTATAGCCACCACATACGATAGTGTTATAGTCATCGCAACTGCCATAGGCCGCAGCGACACTGTTGCAGTCACTCGTAGTCACTACAAGTCACAATGATGCTATTGTAGCCACCATGCTATTACAATCGCCTTTGACCAAGACAAGCCAACCGTTATAAGGTTGTCGTACCTCATAGTGCTTCTACTACGTACGCAATCGTTACTTGCAATTAGGCTGGTGACCATCGAAAGTCGTCGCCCTCAATAATACTGTCGTCACAGTAAGTTGTCGATAGTGCTCCATTGATTAAATACGAGAAACCTTGTATTTCCCACAAGTATGCGACATGATGGACTAAATAGAAAGTAGATTGACAACACAAATAGATCATTCAAGCATCATAAATCAAAGCTGAATAATACCTTTTTGCAAGCCAAGGCCGATAATAAACATATCTAAATATAAAGtagatctaaaatatttttatgatctaACGTACTTAATTTCAAAACATGgttatgatatcaattgtaagcatCAAAACCATAATTATACTTCTAttatctaaaaaattttaataccaaaaataaaaatcaaataacgaTAGATCAAATATACGATACATACTTTTCGATGTcattcaaaaaaatctttatttgatcTGCAAGCGCACTATCATCGGATTCGAAAGTTATTGATTTGTAAAGAGAACTAGACTCACATTCTCCATTCTTCCTATCCTTCATAGAACTACTATAAGCGATGGATTAGGGACAAAAAGAAGATAAGATCTATAATATCTTAATAGCTATTTTGCATCATAAGTTTGTATGAGGTTTTATTTATTTACAAGTGAGAGTAGAGGGCctagaataaataattaggaaAGTCCCTCTCataactatttttttttatccttaGGTACTCTACGAGGTTACggaaatattgattttttttgtaaatagatACACAAAAATATCACAGAACCAAACTAAGTAAATTCGTGACATAATGCTAAGTTATCTATTATAACTCTAGCTAACAATGGAGAAAGATTGTGTCTTGGTGTGCCCCTACACGTACACATGGGTGGCTATTATCGAGCAAGCAATATAGCCTTGGGCGTTGATCTCCTCCCCAACACATGGTTGGCCATCGATGGGCTCTTGCTtccatgttctctctctctcaccccaTGGGGACTTATATAACCATTCCCCTCCTGTTCTCCTTTTTCGCTCTGACACGGCCAGGAAGAGAAAGGATGGCTTCGACGGCCGGGAATTCTTTGGCGGCGGCGGCAagcgtggcggcggcggcaagcgTGGCGACGGTGGAGGCGCCCGAGGACCAAGCGGAGCTCTATCGGTGGAACCACGCGATGTGGTCTCTCCAACAGCAGGCGAAGGACGGCATGGGCGTGGAGCAATGGAGGACGGGAGGGGCAAGCTGCGCCGAGCGCGCCAAGCGGACGGAGGCGTCGCTGAGCAAGGTCATGTACTGGGACAGCTGGGGTCCCAAGTAGAAACGGAGACGCTCCTCTGCTTGTTGGTCGTATTGGAATACAGCAGTAGCTAAACATGAATCATTATGTATACGTATAGAGACGTATCTCTACGTATAATGCGCCTGTCCTAAGTAAAGGCCGAGGCGAGGTTAAATTTTAACCGTTAattctgttatatatatatatatatatatatatatatatcagcttTGACAAACCAATATTGCCATTAAACTGTCTGTATATTACAATAGATTTTAGTTatacaaatattattttcattttaattaatatcattttcataataaaattataaagaagtaatttgattggtatgatccctggtttaatcttatatgcatcaaaaggtaacataaattataagaaaaatcaaggttttagatttgatatggtagaataatttttgATTTATTCTCATCCAATCAACAAAATTTTTTTGAcgagtcttagtcttagtattttgATCAATTTTGGTACCAATATATATATCGGTTCAATCCTcgatatcactattgtttctaagaTAAAAATGAAGAATTttataatccaaatattttctatccagatttttatgggtatcaatgACAAAGATCTCTTTACGTGTTCGTGTGTGTATAGAGGGCTATCAAGTAATCAATGAAAATAAGTGAAGTATTAATGTGCTGAAAAAGATTGCACAAAATTATCAATCATTTTTCAATCGTAAGGACATGATCAAAATTATCAATCGAACATTACAATTACTACTACACAAATATGTATATTATGATCACTCAGTTGATGCGCGTTCAAGGTGATGCCAAGTCACTGTCAATGTGACAGTGTCAGATGAGATGCTCAGTATATCAAATCTCATTTTTAtcattattcttaaaaaaaatcaaattataaatacaaaAGAGGGAAAATATCCATTCTCAGTGACAGTTTTTATTAAGGTTAAATTGATCAGCTCACAAAGCTATCGTTACAACAAATCGAGCAAAATGATACAACAGTTCGGTCCCATAGGCGAATAGGAATTGAATGCCACAAAGCAAGCAGGTGTCGGTAGAGCTCTAACTAACATGAGCAATGTCTGTGTCCTCCGGAATCTTGAATGTCTCTGCTGCACCAAatttcctcctccctccttcccACTCATCCTCGGATTCCGGACTGCTGTCCCCGTCATCATGATGGCTCGCCGATGATGGTGTCAAGGGGTCATCGATGCTCTTGGAGATGCAGTTGTGGGTTGCAAGCATTTTGACCTGACGGAGATGAGAGATCTCTACGACAACCGTGTCGTCATCCACCGGTAGAGGCTGCTTCCATGGCTCCCCATCGATTCGCATGAATGTGTGATCCGCTGCACCCTTGTGGAACTCGAACCGAATTCTTCGTGCCTGTTGAGATGACCAGGTTAATCTAGGAAATATTGCAGCTCAGAAATATGATGTTTTTGTAGTATCATATCATATTTCTGATAAGTATAAGGCTGCACGATATACTGATTGAGAGGGAAATCAGCTGACAACTTGTCATGGTTTCTTGGAATGTAAGACAGATGGGCTACTTTTACCTGTGCAAGACGGGTTCCATGCCCATTTGGGGTGAACAAAACAAGCCCATGCCATGCGTCCCGGAAACCGACAACCTCAAGAAGGCCGTCATCAACATAAGGTGGAGTAAGATCTCTCTACAGAACAGCAGAATCTAAAATTATTGTTCCAAGGATAGAAGATATCTTGTGCATGTTATGATTATTCAACTATGAGAGGAATACTAAAGTATCAGAGAGCAGCTCACATCTCGCGCTTTCTTCTGATTTGGGGTCCCCCATGGATTAAGTCCTCCAGAAAAGCTGGGTAAGTTGAGACAAACTATTGATCTAATGCTGTGGATACACAACCAGATGGTAAGTTGATGACCTGGACATGTAGATAATCACTAACACAGAatttaaatcttaaaaatatgattgaaatagAATCCACAGATTTACGTTGGAAAGAATAAATTACAGTTGCGATGCTCAATATGCGATTTTGATGTGAAAATCATCTTATGCAAAAATCACGCTTTGAAATACCGATATACACTAACATGAATTTATCAGCTGGAACTGATTTCGAACCCGTGTTTAAATCGATGAAAAGAGAAATCATGGATCTTTAGTCAAGGAAAGACTAAAAATTAATCTTAATGTCaatcttcaaaataaaaaaaaaagtcatattcATCtaagaaagagatctttctttcgTCTCAAATCTCATGAATCATACATGGTAAATAAAACCATTATTTGAATATTCAATTATAGTTATATACTATATAAATTGGAAATTAAAGGAACAACCACTTCTAAATATTTGGTTGTCACTTGATATATTAGAAGTACAGGATCTAATAGGGGTTCAAGTTCGTCTGCAAAATTGGAACCATTTCAAGACACTCAAACCACTTGTGTACCTGCGAGGAATATGGAGATCCTCCCAATGCCCCAGTCTTCTCATGATTTTCACATTTGCAAGCTGTGCTATATTCCTGCATTTACAGAAGTATAGAAATGTCAAACAGTAAATATGTCAATCAttttgcagcgataaaaattttaACCAAGTTTAAACTGATGTCATGCATGTTGATCAACATAAGGGTTGTCATCTCTCAAATATTATGATGGTTGATTTGCTTGTCATCTCCATCATGGCAGATGGTTTAACTATAATTTCATGTACTATCCAAGctatataaatcattgatctaGAGATTACCTTGAAGAAGGAtgaaaaagagaagcaaaaaaccaCCCTTGAGTAGCTCCTAGTTTAGCATAGGTAGTCTGCTCAAGAAGATATAAGGTACATAAGCAAAAgcacaaaaaaaattatagttacaAAATTGCTGTGCTTTACATGATATAAGGTACATAAGCAAATAAATTATCTGGTTAATTATACAATTATAACAAGCATGAGGAAAATAGAACCTGATTAATTATCTGGTTCTTGAACTTCTCTGGATGCAGCTTCCGCTCAGAATGAAATGCATATGATACTTGAGCATCCATTCCTAAAGTTTACATGAGGTACATCATgcatatgcatcataaaatcattatatttaaataaaaatcaaaacaatTAAAAAGTTATTGCAATAATATAAACAACATTTTTTGCATGATATACCAGAAAGCTTTTATTTGCCAGTAAGACTGATTCTACTTCTAAGCAAAATAGGTGAAGAGTGTGAGTACAGGGTGGTGTGAGAAAGAAACCAAGATAAAATAGACTACTGTTATGAACTCCTATAACGACAAGTGATTTAAGAAGGACTGCACTTTTTAAATCTGACTTGTAATATATAAACACCAGTACTTTTCAATTGCCAATAAGACTAATTCTACTTCTAGTGCAAAATAAGAGAAGAAAGTATGAATTCAGGGTCGTATGACAAAGAAACCAAAGTGGATATGTCTTCTGTTGTAACTCCTAAAAGAAATCATGATTTAAGTTGGACAGCACTCTTCTCATCTGAAGTGAAAAGTATGTATATATGCACAAACCGAATGCAAGAAGAGAGAAATTGTAACAAAATCATATAGCAATCCAGCCCAGAGCCAAGTGAGTGAACCATAACATACAAAATATAGAACATAGCATCCATGCCTAGAACACAAGCTGAGACACAATTGTTGGTAGATTCTAACTCCATAATTTGAATAACTCAACCAATTTCTCAATTACTATTGTATGAGaaccaaaataatttataaaCTAATCCATGCAGTTCCCAAAACTTAAGGTAAGCTGCATTTATATCAAGTAAGTTCATACCCATACTGAAGTAGTTCCAAAAACCACCACGAAAAGTGTGATAACCTTCCTGAAAAAAATTAATCAAGAAAGATAATTTATATAAACTTAAATTATAATAGAACTATGgtcaatgacttggtaaaagataTAACACTTATAAACACTTACATGACAAAATGAAAAACTAAAGTATTAGAAACAGTTATAAAGAGTAAACAGGATATATATTATACCATATACTAATTTGTCTGATCAAGCCCCCGGAAAAATTTTGTTTTTATTCTGGGCATACTACAAAACTGAAAATGTAACAGTATTCTCAAGCACCTCAGGTAAGCATGCAACCGAAGATTATTGTCTTACCAAATTAAGCGAGTCTGAACGTGATACACGGTGAAATGCATGTAGAGAATGTGGTAATTCGAGTGGAGCAATTGGATCACATGTACCTTCCTTGGGATCCCTCATCCTCATGACAATATGCCAACTAAAGTAGAACAAAGAAGCAATAATTCACAAAATTGCACTCCAAAGCCCAAACATCTACAAGCATAAAGAAACATGCCTCCAGCTTTTGCAGAGATCATCACTAGGATATTCCAAGTCATAACCAATTAAATAAGGGAAATCAAATATGGGTTAAATATCTGCAATAATCAAATAAACAAAATCCATCATCTAGCTTTCTGTGGACCACCCATTGGCATGTCTAATATATTAGAATGTCACGGAAAATATGCGTAAAAACCTGATTATCTAGCTTTTGTAAACCATGTATAAATAAATCTGTATAAGAACATGGATTACCCATGGTATCCATTTTGTCCCCCATTGACCATGATCTAATGTTAATAGATTATATACATTACATATCATTGTTGTTTCTAGTGCACAAATTCCTATAATAATGTAAAATACCTACCTCTTTGTGCTGTTTGAACTAGTGATTTATATGAATGGAAGTAATCAATTAGGTTTACTCTAAACCTAGAATTCGATCACTAACCAAATTTGAGTAAGTTAAAGAAAATCATTGAGTCTCTCAATAGGGaagaattacaacaagcaaaCAAATTATTTGATGAGGAAGACATTTTTGCTATGAAACAAGTACTTTCTTTAATATTCTGGAATTCCAACCCTCAATATCACACTGATCATGTATTTCACCAATATCTATGACCTCTTTTGATTTGCAATCCAACAAAATTAAGGCATAAATGACATACCTACATCTTAGTCCCATAAGGTATTGAAAGTTCGAATGATTATACGTACACCTTCCATGCTAATGAATCCCACAACCATCTTCTTTGTTTGAAAATGAGCAAAAGTTGTAAGCgtattaaaaaattcaaaattcaatgctgaaaagagagagagagagagagagagagggatatatatatatatatataatgtgtctGTGTGTATGGAAACACCCAAAAGAAAAGTGACTTAAATGATTATGTTATACTAAATTTATGATACTGTAAAACATCAGAACATTTGTTTGTAATATGTAGACTAAGCTAAAATGTCACTCTTACTTGAAGTTGAAAAATTGCTGTGTATCTAATGAGCATTTAACTCAATATGTGCCACGTATGAGAAGAAGTACCTAACATGACTTGTAGGAATGAATCTAAAGGTCCAGGCATCACTACACAGAATAAAACAATGCCTTACAAGTCTAAAAAATGATGACACCAAAATACCTAtcgatttgcatttcttttgctTTCTTTACTTGGTCAAGGAAATACTTCACAGACTGATGATTGGTACCAGGATTTTTCTTCCCCTGCAATGCAGTTAAATGAATGGAATTATGACTTTGTTATCAACTAAACAAATTAAAATACATCAAGAGGCAACATTTCCCAGTAAATATACAAATTTTCACTCAATTTCAGAAACTAAAACAGAACTCTCTGGTGTAGATAAATTCTTGCAGAAGAAACCTGAGTGTATATGTAGTCTGAAACACTAGGTTATTTGGCAACTATGATTAGTATCTTTGCCAAAGTTCTAAACAATACATAAAGTTGCCTCTCAGATAGAGGCATAAATGAAAAATTGGATCTTAGCATTCGCATTCAAGGGACAAAGAAACAAGTTGGACAAGGCCTGATAAAGGAACTGATACACTACAAAGCTTTATGTGCATAAGAAGTCctgaatataaaatataataggaAAATATCTTTAGCACTTGACCTACCCAACCAAATGAAAAGGGAAGATTGTTTCCTGTTCCCAAAGGCACAGTAGCAATTGGAGGCGGCTGAGCAAGTTTAAGATCACAAACCACTCCAAGAAGCCAACCAGCTGTACCATCACCACCTGCAACCTAACGTAGTAGTTGTATGTCAAATAAGGAACACAAACAAGCTTGGAAGAGCACACGACTGAAGAAACTAAAATTAGGGGAAATTATGTAACTGGAGAAATCTCATATTAGTattctttttaagtgtttcactcACTATTAATCTCAATGTCCTCTCGATTTCCACAGCTAGTTTATCACCATCGGATTTGAGCTTTTCAAAGTTGGCATAAAGCCTGTGAAGCACCTTATCAGGAGCCTCCTCTCCTAGATCAAAAACCTGAAGAAGAAATAATAATCCAAATTGTAATTAAAACTTGTGTAGAATACATTGTATTTCTGCAAACACAAGCCTTCATTTTGCATCCAACCTCTCTAAGCAATCAAAGTACCTGAACTCGATTGAGAAGCTGCCGGTATGTTTTGATCAAATCACCTCCAAGTTGGCCACCACTTTTTGAATTGACGAAAACAATCACAGGACAAGTGGGTTTTTCTGGGACATCCTCTTTTTCTGATTCTTGCGTGAATATGTAATCCGGGATATAGAAATCTCTCAGTGGCAGATCCCCCTTGGGACTATCACCTTCCATACCTGAAGACCAACTGAGATTCCCATGAATCATTACCAAGATGTCAGAGTTGTTTTATTGTTTAATATACTCAATGCAACCAAGTGTACAACCGATACAATTTCATGACGAATAACTAGTAAAGGATGAACAAGCGCCACCTAAACAAAGGATAGACCAATTTACTGAATCAAAAGAAGTGCTTTTACCAAAAAACATCGGTTCACCTACAAAATAATGTACTGAATTTTCAAGAATTAGTTTGCTGCTTATTAAGGGTCTTCATGCACCATATAAGCGCGTCaagaattctttccccttttcCTACACTTGTAGAAATAATCACTATAAAAGGAGTTCAACATCAAGATCCTGTTTTTGAAGCCTAAACTTCCacgaaaaagaaacaaaagatccAAGATAGAAGCATTGCTCTTGATAATCCAAGTGAAACTTTCACAGAGGATTAGTACACCGGATATCGAATCACAGCTTCCTTATAATGTAACAGGCGCATGACGATCTAAGGCGATACCACAGTTAGATTAACACCACACAGGATTTCATACTCACAAATCCGGCTGCTCCCTCCCCTCCCCTTCGATCAAAAAGAACGCCTTAGGTTTGCCAAATTAAACTCCAATCGAAACCACAAGAACCTCAAATAGACATCAAAAATCCATCCAATAACACTCAAAACCCCTCACGATACCTAAAATGATCCAGCCCGTACCACTTCTTTTTTGCTCCCCTTTCCCCTTTTGTCCCTCGTTTCAAGAGGAGAATCCAAGATTCCAGCTGGAACCGACATCTCACAGCATCATGTCCCATAAAATTGGAACGAGGAGGCTTACCTTGAGAAGGATTTACCCGAGATCTCAAGAGTAAACGGAGGACCTCCGCTCGATTCTGCCTCCTTCCCCGGTTCGAGTCGGAGAAGGCGTGGAGGACGAGGTAGGGAAGGCGATCCGCGGACCATTTACCGACCGGCGCTTTAGCCACCCACGGTGGGGCCACAGCGGCGACGAGGCACTGGACAGCTTCGTACTGGAGGCGTCCAGTCTCGATCCGACCGTCCGTATGAGAATAAACGGATGGATAGATAACTGGCGATGAGGAAGCCCACACTC
Protein-coding regions in this window:
- the LOC135674650 gene encoding diacylglycerol kinase 1-like isoform X1, whose product is MVRGSPSLPRPPRLLRLEPGKEAESSGGPPFTLEISGKSFSSWSSGMEGDSPKGDLPLRDFYIPDYIFTQESEKEDVPEKPTCPVIVFVNSKSGGQLGGDLIKTYRQLLNRVQVFDLGEEAPDKVLHRLYANFEKLKSDGDKLAVEIERTLRLIVAGGDGTAGWLLGVVCDLKLAQPPPIATVPLGTGNNLPFSFGWGKKNPGTNHQSVKYFLDQVKKAKEMQIDSWHIVMRMRDPKEGTCDPIAPLELPHSLHAFHRVSRSDSLNLEGYHTFRGGFWNYFSMGMDAQVSYAFHSERKLHPEKFKNQIINQTTYAKLGATQGWFFASLFHPSSRNIAQLANVKIMRRLGHWEDLHIPRSIRSIVCLNLPSFSGGLNPWGTPNQKKARDRDLTPPYVDDGLLEVVGFRDAWHGLVLFTPNGHGTRLAQARRIRFEFHKGAADHTFMRIDGEPWKQPLPVDDDTVVVEISHLRQVKMLATHNCISKSIDDPLTPSSASHHDDGDSSPESEDEWEGGRRKFGAAETFKIPEDTDIAHVS
- the LOC135674650 gene encoding diacylglycerol kinase 1-like isoform X2, which produces MEGDSPKGDLPLRDFYIPDYIFTQESEKEDVPEKPTCPVIVFVNSKSGGQLGGDLIKTYRQLLNRVQVFDLGEEAPDKVLHRLYANFEKLKSDGDKLAVEIERTLRLIVAGGDGTAGWLLGVVCDLKLAQPPPIATVPLGTGNNLPFSFGWGKKNPGTNHQSVKYFLDQVKKAKEMQIDSWHIVMRMRDPKEGTCDPIAPLELPHSLHAFHRVSRSDSLNLEGYHTFRGGFWNYFSMGMDAQVSYAFHSERKLHPEKFKNQIINQTTYAKLGATQGWFFASLFHPSSRNIAQLANVKIMRRLGHWEDLHIPRSIRSIVCLNLPSFSGGLNPWGTPNQKKARDRDLTPPYVDDGLLEVVGFRDAWHGLVLFTPNGHGTRLAQARRIRFEFHKGAADHTFMRIDGEPWKQPLPVDDDTVVVEISHLRQVKMLATHNCISKSIDDPLTPSSASHHDDGDSSPESEDEWEGGRRKFGAAETFKIPEDTDIAHVS